One genomic segment of Chelmon rostratus isolate fCheRos1 chromosome 22, fCheRos1.pri, whole genome shotgun sequence includes these proteins:
- the itfg2 gene encoding KICSTOR complex protein ITFG2, giving the protein MRSLNYVQRVSLDFTGTLFPHAICLGDADNDSLNELVVGDTSGKLLVYKNDDSKPWITRTCVGMLTCVAVGDVCNKGKNFVVAVGAEGWFHLFDLTAATANKADSSSQHEFMSFDDQKPLFTQHIPANTKVLLISDIDGDGRSELVVGYTDRVVRAFRWEEPSDNSDLGSGQLVLLKKWLLEGQVDSLSVNPGPEGLPELMVSQPGCGYAILLCSWTQQDSSGSGEEAPATPGSEGPSRDVVLHLTTGRIHNKNVSTHLIGSISKGSKEESSKCGLFALCTLDGTLKLMDSSEQLLWSVQVDHQLFALQKLDVTGDGREEVVACAWDGQTYIIDHNRTVVRFQFDENVNAFCAGQYTCKEGKNSPCLVYVSFSHKIYIYWKVELERMESTNLLRVLEEKPEFKSHLKVLGVDTEDPAAVRAVVANVLYKDSQ; this is encoded by the exons ATGCGGTCCTTAAACTACGTTCAACGTGTCAGTTTGGATTTTACAGGAACTTTGTTTCCTCACGCTATCTGTCTGGGAGACGCAGACAACGACTCG TTGAACGAGCTGGTCGTGGGGGACACCAGTGGAAAGCTGCTTGTGTACAAGAATGATGACTCCAAACCCTGGATCACAAGAACCTGTGTGGGCATG CTGACGTGTGTTGCGGTTGGCGACGTCTGCAACAAAGGAAAG AACTTCGTGGTAGCTGTCGGTGCAGAGGGCTGGTTTCACCTCTTCGACCTGACAGCTGCCACTGCGAATAAAGCAGATTCATCCAGTCAGCATGAATTCATGTCCTTTGATGACCAGAAGCCCCTCTTCACCCAGCATATTCCTGCCAACACCAAAGTCCTCCTCATTAGTGATATCG ATGGCGATGGCCGCAGTGAGCTGGTGGTGGGCTACACAGACCGAGTGGTGCGAGCTTTCCGTTGGGAGGAGCCGTCCGACAATTCAGACCTGGGATCCGGACAGCTGGTCCTGCTGAAGAAATGGCTTCTGGAGGGGCAG GTGGATAGTTTGTCAGTGAACCCGGGTCCAGAGGGTTTACCCGAGCTGATGGTGTCTCAGCCAGGCTGCGGCTACGCTATCCTGCTGTGTTCCTGGACACAACAGGACTCCAGTGGCTCTGGAGAGGAGGCCCCTGCCACCCCTGGGAG TGAAGGACCTTCCAGAGATGTAGTTCTCCATCTGACCACCGGGCGGATACATAACAAGAATGTTTCCACTCATCTCATTGGCAGCATAAGCAAAG GTTCAAAAGAGGAATCCTCTAAATGTGGCCTGTTCGCTCTCTGTACTTTAGATG GTACCCTGAAGTTGATGGAcagctcagagcagctgctgtggtcCGTCCAGGTGGATCATCAACTCTTTGCGCTGCAGAAGCTCGACGTTACT GGAGACGGCAGAGAGGAAGTGGTCGCGTGCGCCTGGGACGGTCAAACCTACATCATCGACCACAATCGGACAGTAGTGCGTTTCCAGTTCGATGAGAACGTCAACGCCTTCTGTGCGG GTCAGTATACATGTAAGGAAGGCAAGAACAGCCCCTGTCTGGTTTATGTGAGCTTCAGTCACAAAATCTACATCTACTGGAAGGTGGAGCTGGAGCGCATGGAGTCCACGAACCTGTTGCGGGTCCTGGAGGAGAAACCTGAGTTCAAGAGCCACCTGAAGGTGCTGGGAGTCG atACTGAGGAcccagcagcagtgagagcagtggTGGCAAATGTCCTCTACAAGGattcacagtga